Proteins encoded within one genomic window of Hemitrygon akajei chromosome 13, sHemAka1.3, whole genome shotgun sequence:
- the LOC140737866 gene encoding probable tRNA methyltransferase 9B produces the protein MELEAIQLEEAHVHHVYEQTAPYFNEIRSKAWPYVRQFLLDQEPGSIIADIGCGTGKYLSVNSQAYKLGSDYCNPLVEIAKSHGHEVMVCDNLILPYRDQCFNAVISIGVIHHFSTKARRIRAIKEMARTLLRGGQMMIYVWAMEQKYRRFDKQDIFVPWNRSLCSRPSSESSQNNNQPIVGRNVKAEDKDSIKAVQSECSTMLSLRQDQHTILSYRSDNQTLLENCCPRMSKDQEYRLYKNLGKSLRSWFFSKSLDEVTMQSHIDQLKSMKQSPDLMHSWRSTTVSMQPVGKLSISSRHCSLEADCPPLVKTDSFDEEVFAENPKHEEAQWLETRNVNSLKTKQGKQQGEISRAGDLNPFRTNSVEDSQMHEGAQKSEGTGARVFKRTSTTESTDSVIDSIKAVALDDKEEIIPDATEFMRYYHVFREGELVQLIEENVQELHIRSSCYDHGNWCVIVEKQ, from the exons ATGGAGTTAGAAGCCATTCAGTTGGAAGAAGCACATGTTCATCATGTATATGAGCAAACAGCACCTTACTTCAATGAGATCCGAAGCAAGGCCTGGCCATATGTCAGACAGTTCCTCTTGGACCAAGAACCAGGCAGTATCATTGCTGATATTG GATGTGGGACTGGAAAATATCTCAGTGTGAACAGCCAGGCTTACAAGCTGGGCAGTGATTATTGTAACCCTTTGGTGGAGATTGCCAAAAGCCATGGACATGAAGTCATGGTATGTGACAACCTCATTCTCCCCTACAGGGACCAGTGTTTTAATGCGGTCATTTCCATTGGAG TGATTCATCATTTTTCAACAAAGGCCAGGCGAATTAGAGCAATAAAAGAAATGGCGAGAACTTTGCTCCGTGGAGGTCAAATGATGATTTATGTATGGGCCATGGAACAAAAGTATCGCCGCTTTGATAAACAAGACATCTTTGTTCCTTGGAACCGATCCCTGTGTTCTAGACCATCATCAGAGTCTAGTCAAAATAATAATCAACCCATAGTCGGAAGGAATGTCAAGGCAGAAGATAAAGACTCAATAAAGGCAGTTCAAAGTGAATGCAGCACAATGTTGTCTCTTAGACAGGATCAACACACAATACTTTCATACAGAAGTGACAATCAAACTTTGTTAGAAAATTGCTGCCCCAGGATGTCCAAAGATCAAGAGTATCGACTTTACAAGAATCTGGGAAAATCACTTCGTTCGTGGTTCTTCTCCAAATCACTTGATGAGGTTACAATGCAGTCACACATTGACCAACTAAAGTCAATGAAGCAGTCACCGGACCTAATGCATTCATGGAGAAGCACTACTGTTTCCATGCAGCCTGTGGGAAAGTTGAGTATATCATCCCGGCACTGCAGTTTGGAAGCAGATTGCCCACCATTGGTGAAGACAGATAGTTTTGATGAGGAAGTgtttgctgaaaatccaaagcatgAAGAAGCACAATGGTTAGAGACCAGAAATGTGAACTCATTAAAAACAAAGCAAGGAAAACAGCAAGGTGAAATAAGCAGAGCAGGAGATTTAAATCCTTTTCGGACTAACTCTGTAGAAGACAGTCAGATGCATGAAGGAGCACAGAAGTCTGAGGGAACTGGGGCCAGGGTTTTTAAAAGGACTTCAACAACAGAGTCAACAGACTCTGTGATTGACAGTATCAAAGCTGTGGCTTTGGATGATAAGGAAGAGATAATTCCAGATGCCACAGAATTCATGCGATATTATCATGTCTTCAGGGAAGGAGAATTGGTTCAGCTCATCGAAGAGAATGTGCAAGAACTTCACATTCGGAGTTCCTGTTATGATCATGGCAACTGGTGTGTCATAGTAGAAAAACAATAA